The following are encoded in a window of Haliotis asinina isolate JCU_RB_2024 chromosome 14, JCU_Hal_asi_v2, whole genome shotgun sequence genomic DNA:
- the LOC137261348 gene encoding 1-acylglycerol-3-phosphate O-acyltransferase Pnpla3-like — protein sequence MSFSFSGCGFLGIYHIGVASCLREHAPHFFHEGKLLGASAGAITACCFLCGTCLGECTSFTLRLATKARSRSLGPLHPSFAIDRILRDALWEVLPDNAHEIVSGRLFVSLTRVSDKKCVIVSEFDSKEELIQALLCSAFVPFYSGLIPPKFRGVRYVDGGLSDNLPILDEDTITVSPFSGESDICPSDGSSNFLHITLVNTSMQCTTENLYRLSHALFPPHPEVLSDMCRQGFDDALVFLQTNNMISCTRHLSVRSCISTTDAEEKDSETEQSEEDEEHDESDDEDADCEECKKKLHGALVDSLPPSVMLAFQHACDSVNKGLVNYFYNSRPVKLLSLAATPWVLPAEMAVRTVVKFLQWLPSMPQDVQSIVGDTVELLKIIAIKMFHHHPRYSARFTCQLAITEVKDPKETPRRSHLLTRRRPSFTPANRSTVSSRRKKYPEATANNSAIVRNFNIGFAVDFNTSKPSTVQSLEHLHGHMDKLHMDDVQIQQSSPTGDLLYLPRGSDHCSASNAPCQEIFDTFEQCLHITNQMESALSYYYEDPTNKGCYKFEEIFSLKNVDVDLHESRSVRTGVCESSTEVEESLTNTSTSEPDLSWDSYLEMKPEIEDELEALIDSALSIPQLQSTVIESSPKEA from the exons ATGAGTTTTTCGTTTTCCGGGTGTGGATTTCTTGGTATTTACCACATTGGTGTAGCAAGCTGTCTGAGAGAACACGCGCCACATTTTTTCCATGAAGGAAAGCTGTTAGGAGCTAGTGCGGGAGCCATTActgcttgttgttttctttgcGGTACATGTTTAG GTGAATGTACAAGTTTTACTCTCCGACTAGCAACCAAAGCTAGGTCGCGTTCCTTAGGACCTCTGCACCCCAGCTTTGCCATTGACAGAATTCTCCGGGATGCATTGTGGGAAGTTTTGCCAGACAATGCTCATGAGATTGTGTCAGGTCGTCTTTTCGTCTCACTTACGAGAGTTTCGGACAAGAAGTGTGTGATTGTATCAGAATTCGACTCAAAAGAAGAGCTTATCCAG GCTTTGCTATGCAGTGCTTTCGTTCCATTCTATAGCGGCTTAATACCTCCCAAGTTCCGAGGAGTG CGCTATGTTGATGGAGGGCTTAGTGACAATCTCCCCATCCTGGATGAAGATACAATCACAGTGTCACCATTCTCAGGCGAGAGTGACATTTGCCCCAGTGATGGCTCATCTAACTTTCTCCACATCACTCTCGTCAACACCAGCATGCAGTGCACCACAGAGAACCTGTATCGACTCTCCCATGCCTTGTTTCCCCCACACCCAGAAGTGCTCAGTGATATGTGTAGACAGGGCTTTGATGACGCTCTGGTCTTCCTTCAGACCAACA ATATGATATCATGCACACGCCACCTTAGTGTGCGATCATGTATATCAACAACAGATGCAGAAGAGaaggattcagagacagagCAGAGTGAAGAGGATGAAGAACATGATGAAAGTGATGACGAAGATGCTGACTGTGAAGAGTGTAAAAAGAAACTGCATGGCGCGCTGGTTGATTCACTGCCACCATCAGTGATGCTGG CATTCCAGCATGCTTGTGACTCGGTGAATAAGGGGCTAGTGAACTACTTCTACAACTCACGGCCCGTCAAACTCCTCTCCCTAGCTGCCACTCCATGGGTGCTGCCTGCAGAGATGGCGGTCCGTACTGTGGTCAA GTTCTTGCAGTGGCTGCCGTCTATGCCACAGGATGTGCAGAGTATTGTGGGTGACACCGTGGAGCTGCTCAAGATCATAGCTATTAAGATGTTCCACCATCACCCGCGCTATTCAGCTAG GTTTACTTGTCAGCTGGCCATCACCGAAGTGAAAGATCCAAAGGAGACTCCACGACGCAGTCACTTGTTAACACGGAGAAGACCATCCTTCACCCCTGCCAATCGCAGCACTGTGAGCAGCAGACGTAAGAAATATCCAGAGGCAACAGCTAACAACAGTGCCATAGTTCGCAACTTCAACATTGGCTTTGCTGTCGACTTTAACACCTCCAAGCCGAGCACTGTTCAGTCTCTAGAACATCTGCATGGACATATGGACAAACTACATATGGACGATGTTCAGATACAGCAGTCCAGCCCCACAGGTGATCTTCTCTACCTACCTCGTGGTAGTGATCATTGTTCTGCAAGTAACGCTCCCTGTCAGGAAATATTTGACACATTTGAGCAGTGTCTACATATAACGAACCAGATGGAGTCTGCACTCTCATATTATTACGAGGATCCCACAAACAAAGGGTGTTATAAGTTTGAAGagattttcagtttgaaaaacgTAGATGTTGATCTTCATGAATCACGTTCAGTGAGGACAGGCGTCTGTGAGTCAAGTACAGAAGTGGAAGAAAGTTTGACAAATACTTCTACATCCGAACCTGACTTGTCGTGGGATAGCTATCTTGAAATGAAGCCAGAAATCGAAGATGAGTTGGAGGCATTGATTGACTCAGCTTTATCAATTCCACAGTTACAGTCCACCGTGATAGAGAGCTCTCCAAAAGAAGCTTAA